The segment CGCGCGCTCGGGGACGGGGACGATGCGGCGCGTCCCGGAAGTCATCGACGCCTGGTTCGACTCGGGATCGATGCCGTTCGCGCAGTGGCACTACCCGTTCGAGAATCGCGCGCTCATGGCCGAGCGCTATCCGGCCGACTTCATCGCCGAGGGGCTGGACCAGACACGCGGCTGGTTCTACTCGCTGCTGGCGATCGCGACGGGGCTGGGCGACGCGCTGCCGAACAATGCGGGCGACGGGAGACGGGAGACGGGAGACGGGAGTCGCGCGGCTCGCGCGGACACCACCGCGCCCGGGGGCGCCGGGGGCGCGGCCGACGCCCGAGTCCCGGCCCGCGTCCTTGCGGCGCCGTACAAGGCGGTCGTGGTGAACGACCTCGTGCTCGATGCCAACGGCGTGAAGATGTCGAAGAGCCGGGGGAACGTGGTCAATCCGTGGGAGGTGCTGGCGGCCCACGGCGCCGACGCGGTGCGCCTCTTCCTGATCGCGTCGAGCCAGCTCGGGACTCCGAAGCTGTTCGACGCCAACGCCATCCGCGACACCGCGGCGCGCTTCCTCGTCACGCTCAAGAACGTGTACAGCGGGATCTTCGCGCTCTACGCGAACTTCGGGTGGGAGCCCTCGGCCGCCGATCCGGCGGTGCACGACCGTCCGGTCCTGGATCGATGGATCCTGTCGCGACTGACGGCGCTGGAGGAGGGGGTCCATGCGCAGCTGCAGGGCTACGATGCCACGTCGGCGGCGCGCGCCATCATGGGCTTCGTGGTCGACGACCTGTCGAACTGGTACGTGCGCCTGTCGCGCCCGCGGTTCTACGAGGTGGAGGGCGACGACAATCGTGCCGCCTTCGCCACGTTGCACGAGTGCCTCGTGGTGACGTCGCGGCTGCTGGCCCCCGTGGCCCCGTTCCTGACGGATTGGATGCACCGCCAGCTCACGGGAACGTCGGTGCACCTTGCCGACTTCATCCGGGAGGCCGCAACGGTGCCGGCGCGCGAGCCCGGGCTCGAGCGGGGGATGGCGGAGGTGCGCGAGCTGGCGACGCTGGGGCGGGCCGCGCGCGAGGAGGCCGGCGTCAACGTGCGCAAGCCGTTGTCGCGGGTGGTGTGCGTGGTGCCGCGAGAGCTGGCGGCCGACGTCGAGCCGCTCCTCCCGCTCCTGCAGGCGGAATTGAACGTGAAGGCGGTGTCGCTCGCGACCTCGGCCGACGACCTGGTCACGCTGGAGGCGCGGCCGAACTTCCGGTCGTTAGGCAAGAAATTCGGCAAGGCGACGCCGCTGGCGGCGAAGGCGGTGCAGGCACTCGCGAGCGAGCACCTGCGGGCCTTCGAGCGAGGGGAGCCGCTGGCGCTCACCGTCGAGGGCGAGACGCACGTCCTCGATGCCGAGGACCTGACGATCCTTCGGCGCGCCTCCGGCGACCTGGTGGTGAAGGAATCGCTCGGGCGCTTCGCGGCGATCGATCCCCAGCTCACCCCCGCGCTCCGACGCGAAGGGCTGGCGCGGGAAGTCGTCAGTCGTGTGCAACGGCTGCGCAAGGACACGGGGCTGGCGGTCTCCGACCGGATTCACCTCCGCCTCTGGGGAACGCCGGAGATCGACGAGGCAGTTGGGGAGTACAAGGAGTGGATCGCGGGCGAAGTGCTCGCTCGCACGGTCACGATCGGTCGTGACGGCAATGTGGCTGAAACAGCGACGCACGCGGTGGAGATCGACGGACTCACCGTGCACGTCGCCCTGACCCGGGACGAATGACGATGGCAACATCCAGTGGCGCGAGCGGGGCGGCCGCCAAGAAGCCGAAGCCGATGAGCAAGAAGCATCTCCAGCACTTCGAGAAGCGCCTGATGGAAGAGCGCAAGCGCGTCCTGAAGGAGCTGGGGAAGTACGACGAGGTGTTCAACGCCACGGACCAGTCGTCCGACGGCGACCTCTCCTCGTACTCGTTCCACATGGCGGACCAGGGGACCGACGCCATGGAGCGCGAAAAGGCCTTCCTCTTCGCCAGCCAGGAGGGGCGCTTCCTCTGGCACATCGACCAGGCGCTGCGCCGCCTGTACAAGACGCCGGAGACGTACGGCAAGTGCCACAACTGCGGCGACGACATCGCGTTCGAGCGCCTCGACGCGCTTCCGCACGCGCGCTTCTGCATCAAGTGCAAGCAGCGGGAGGAAGATGCCAAGAAGTAGCAGCAAGGCGCTGGTCTTCTGGCCGCTCCTGGTGACGCTGGTCCTCGCGGATCGCGTCACCAAGGCGGTGGCGGAGCAGTTGCTGTGGCCGCGGGGGGTTCCGAACCCGGTCTTCGGCGACTGGTTTCGCTGGACGCTCGTGTACAACCCGGGGGCCGCCTTCGGGCTGCATCTCGGGCCGTACTCCCGCTGGATCTTCCTGGCGCTCACCGTCGCGGCGCTCTGGATCCTCTGGCAACTCTACCGGCAGACCGACGCCGCCAACCGGTGGCGCACGGTCGCCATTTCGCTCGTCACGGCCGGCGCACTCGGCAACCTCATCGACCGGATCGTCTCGGCCCAGGGCGTCGTCGACTTCATCGACATCGGGGTGGGCGACATGCGCTGGCCCACGTTCAACGTGGCCGACATGGCGGTGAGCACGGGGGCCATCCTGCTTGCGGCGGTGCTGTGGCGCGAGGACGCGGAGGCGAGCCGCCGCGAGGCGGAGGACGTGTCGGCGGTGGGCGAGACGTCCGGCGCGCGCTCGTGAGCGAGCGGGCGCAGGGGACGCCGCTGGCGTTCCAGGTCGAGGCGGACAGCGATGTTCGCCTCGATGCGTTGGTGGCGCAGCGCGCCGGCGTGTCGCGCACGCAGGCCGCGACGCTCATCGCCAACGGACACGTCACCGTCGACGCGCGGCGGGAGAAGGGGGCCTACAAGCCGCGTGCCGGCGAGCGGATCGATGTCGTCATCCCGCCGCCGGCGGTGCGCGAGATCCGGGGCGAGGAGATCCCGCTCGCGATCGTGTACGAGGACGACGACCTCGTCGTGATCGACAAGCCGGCGGGGATGGTCGTGCACCCCGCCCCCGGCAACTGGAGCGGGACGCTGGTCAACGCCCTGCTGGGGCGTGGCGGCGCCCTCTCGCGCACCGGGGGGGCCGAGCGCCCGGGGCTGGTGCACCGACTCGACAAGGACACCTCGGGGCTCCTGATCGTGGCCAAGCATGACCGCGCCCACCGCCTCCTGTCTGGTGCCCTCGCCGAGCGTCGCGTCGTCCGAAGGTACGCGACACTCATCTGGGGGCACCTCGTGGAGGAGGAGACGATCGTGGACAAGCCCATCGCCCGCGACCCGCGCGACCGCCAGCGCATGGCGGTGGTCGCCGGCGGCAAGCCGGCGCGCACCACCTTCACCCGGCTCGCCCGCTTCGACGCCGGCGACCTGCTGCGCGCCCACCTCCACACCGGGCGCACGCACCAGATCCGCGTGCACCTGGCGGCCATCGGGCACCCGGTGGTGGGCGACGACACGTACGGCGGCGGCGGTGGGCGAAAGCTCGTCGGGCTCCCGCCGCGCCGCCATTTCCTGCACGCCGCGTGGCTGCGCTTCGCGCATCCCATCACCCGGCGGCACGTGGACCTCCGCGCGCCGCTCCCCGCCGACCTGCGCGAGGCGCTGGCCACCGTCGCCCACGACCCGTCGCTCCGCGAGCTCGACGATCCGCTGGAGCGCTTCGGGTTCTACGCCGAACCGGGAGCGGGCGCGTGACCCGCGCCTACCTGATCGTCGAGGGGAGCGGGGCGCTGTTCGCCCTCTCGCAGGACGCCGTGCGCGAGATCGTCCCCGCCCGGCACTTCACGCGCCTCCCCGGCGCCCCGGCCGCCGTACGCGGGTTGCTCAACGTGCGAGGGACGCTGGTCCCGGTCCTCGACCTCGGTGCGTGGTTCGGCCACGGACGCGCAGGGGGGGGAGAGGGGTCGGTTGTGATCGGCGTCACGGAAGGGCGCGCCCTGGGGCTCCTGGTGGACGACGTCCACGAGGTCTCGGAATTCGCCGACCGGGACTTCGTGCCCCCCGGCGCCGAGGTCACCGATACGGCCGTGATGGGGTTGGGACATTTCGGCGATCGAATCGTCCTTGCGGTGGACCTGCAGGAACTCGCGCGGCAGACGCTCGCCTAGGGAAGGCGCGAGGCGGCGCGGGATGCCGCCCACGGAGAATCGAGCGTGAGCCATACGGTACTGATCTGCGACGACGCCATTTTCATGCGCACCATGCTGGGCGACATCCTGCAGCAGGCGGGATTCGAGGTGGTGGGCGAGGCGGAAACCGGCGCCCAGGCGGTGGACAAGTACCGCGCCTTGCGCCCGGACCTCGTGACGATGGACATCGTCATGCCCGACATGGGAGGGATCGATGCCGTCCGCGAGATCACGCGCGACGATCCGGGCGCGAAGGTGCTGATGTGCAGCGCGATGGGGCAGCAGGCGCTGGTGATCGAGGCGATCCAGGCTGGCGCCAAGGACTTCGTGGTGAAGCCCTTCCAGCCGTCGCGCGTCCTGGAGGCGGTGCAGCGCGTCCTCGGCTGAGGGCAGCGCGCCGGCTCTCCCCATGGATCCTGCCCGCTACCGCGAGCTCTTCCTCACCGAGGCCCGCGATCACCTCATCGTCATCAACCAGGCGCTGATCGCGCTCGAGCACGCCCCCTCGGGCGCGGGCGGCGGGCGCGAGTCGGTGGACGAGCTCTTCCGCGCCGTGCACACGGTGAAGGGGATGAGCGGGGTGATGGGCTACGATGCGGTCGGCGCGCTGTCGCATGCGATGGAGACGCTGCTCGCGCGCGTGCGCGCCGGGGAGGAGGCGCTCGATGGCGAGCACGTCTCGCTCCTCTTCGACGCGGCCGATGCGCTGGAGCAGGCCATCGAGGAGACGGCGCCCTCGCTCCCGGCCGGCGCTCCGCCCTCGGCACTGGATGTCACCTCGCTCGTGGAGCGCCTGCAGGGGCGGCGCCGGGCGGCCCGGGCGCCCGAACGGGCGACGCCGGCGATCGAGCTGCCTCCGGGCGACGGGGTGGAGGTGCACGTGCACCTCGAGCCGGGGACGCTCCTGCCCGGCGCGCGGGCCCAGCTGGTGGTGTCGCGCGCGCGCGCGTTGGGCCCGGTCAGCGCCGTCGTGCCCAGCGAAGCGGAGATGCTGGGGGACCGGTTCGACGGCGTCTTCGCCTTGCGCCTGGCGGGTGAACGCGACGCGGGGCGGATCGTCGCCGCCCTCAGCGCGGCGGGCTACGTCCGGGACGTGCGGGTCGTCGATGGCTCCGTTGCCCCGGCGCGGATGGCCGGTGGCGAGCAGGGCGCCGTGACGGACGCGGAGCGGGTGGACGGCGCGGCCGCGGCGCCCGGTGACGCCGTCGAGCGGTTCGACTCGGCCTGGGGGAGCGATGCCCTCAAGGCGCCGCTGCAGCAATACGTGCGCATCGACTTGCGGCGCCTGGACCACCTGATGACGCTGGCCGGCGAGCTGATGATCGTGCGCGGGCAGCTGGCGCAACGTGCCGCGCGCCATGGCGACCCTGCGCTCGACGACGCCCTGTCTGCGGCCTCGCGGCTCATCACCGAGCTGCAGGACGGCGTGCTGGGGGCGCGGATGGTGCCCGTGTGGCAGGTCTTCGACCGCTTTCCTCGCGTGGTCCGTGACGCGGCGCGCACGCTGGGAAAGGAGGTGGAGTTCGTCGTCGAAGGGCGCGAGATCGAGCTGGATCGCGTCCTGCTCGAGCAGGTGGCCGATCCCCTCGTGCACCTGCTGCGCAATGCCATCGACCACGGGATCGAGACACCGGAGGCGCGCGTGGCCGCGGGGAAGCGCCCCGCCGGGCGCCTCACGTTGAGCGCGACGCGGGAACGGACGGCCGTGGTGATCCGGGTGCAGGACGACGGGCGCGGGGTGAATCGGGCCAAGGTCCTGGACAAGGCGCGTGCCCTGGGGGTCGTGGACCCGGAGCGCACCACCCTGGCGGACGACGAGCTCCTGCGCGTGATCTCGCGCGCCGGCTTCTCCACCGCCGAGCGGGTCACCGAGCTGTCGGGACGCGGGGTGGGGATCGACGCGGTGCTGTCGCGCGTGCGCTCCCTTGGGGGGCTGGTCGAGCTGCGCTCGACCGCGGGGGCGGGGACGACGTTCAACCTGCGGCTCCCGGTGACCCTGGCGGTCATACCCGCCCTCCTGGCGCGGGTGGCGGACGAATCGTACGCCGTGCCGCTGACCCACGTCACCGAAACGCTGCAGCTGGCCCGTGGCGTGGTGCGGACGGTACGGGGGCGCGAGGTGATCGTCATACGTGAGGAGGTCCTCCCGCTGCTGCACCTGCGCGAGCTCGTCGGGCTCCCGTCGCGGGAGGTGGCGTCGTCGCACGTGGTGATGCTGTCGATGGCCGACCGCAAGGCCGGGTTGGTGGTGGATCAGTTGTTGGGACAGGAAGAGGTGGTCGTGAAGCCCTTCGACGCGGTGCGTGGCGCCGCGTCGTGCTTCAACGGCGCCACGATCATGGGCGACGGGACCGCCGCGCTCATCCTCGAAGCGAGCAGCCTGCTCTAGGGGCAGGACAGGGAGCGAGCCATGTACGACCTGCTGAGTCTGAAGCCGATGCAACTGGATGCCCTGCGCGAGGTGGCGAACATCGGCGCCGGGCACGCCGCGACCGCGCTGTCGCAAATGACGGGGCAGACGATCATGATCGCCGTCCCCACCATCAACATCACCCCGCTGGAGGAGGTCCCGCCGGCCATCGCCTCCCCCGAGGAGCCGGTCGCCGCGGTCCTGATGAACATGCTGGGCGACCTCACCGGGCGGACGCTGCTCGTCTTTCCCAAGCCGACGGCGATCCGGCTCGCGGAACTCCTCCTGCGCCGCCCGCATGGCGGGG is part of the Gemmatimonadetes bacterium SCN 70-22 genome and harbors:
- a CDS encoding signal peptidase II, with product MPRSSSKALVFWPLLVTLVLADRVTKAVAEQLLWPRGVPNPVFGDWFRWTLVYNPGAAFGLHLGPYSRWIFLALTVAALWILWQLYRQTDAANRWRTVAISLVTAGALGNLIDRIVSAQGVVDFIDIGVGDMRWPTFNVADMAVSTGAILLAAVLWREDAEASRREAEDVSAVGETSGARS
- a CDS encoding two-component system response regulator, with amino-acid sequence MSHTVLICDDAIFMRTMLGDILQQAGFEVVGEAETGAQAVDKYRALRPDLVTMDIVMPDMGGIDAVREITRDDPGAKVLMCSAMGQQALVIEAIQAGAKDFVVKPFQPSRVLEAVQRVLG